The Scatophagus argus isolate fScaArg1 chromosome 12, fScaArg1.pri, whole genome shotgun sequence genome includes the window TCTAAATCTATAAAATATACAATCAAtcattaaagaagaaaaaagatgatACCAATTTTAACTCATTCTTGAATTATGAATGTGATTTAAAGATAGAGGCTTTAAAGCCCTTATCCTTTAATAACCTCAACTCATCCTCACTCACACTAACTTGATTAATTCCTAAATTCCAAAACTGAACCCTAATAAAAGCAAGAACCAACAGAATGTTCTCACCTCGAGGGATTTTCCTCATCCTTTTACCTTTGCAGGGCATTTGTTCCTTTTTGGAGCAGGTAGATCTAAcatgacacacaaatacaaacatgatgCCCATACTCACCATCGCTGTCTGCGGTGATGCCACTGACTCCCTCTCTAAGCAGCTGAGTCCAGGTGTCCTCTTGCTTGCTGTCTTCATCAGGATTTGCCATGTTCCCCCACACAGGGCCTTCCTTGGGGTCCCATAACAGGCCCCACCTCGCTGCTTTCttttgctcctcctcttcctcttcctcagatgCTAAATTCACCCCCATCCTGAGGGCAGAGAGGGGCTGAGGGTAGCCTTCTTGCAGGGACAGATCCCTGAACAGCCAGAACTGAGAACCTGCAGTGAGACATGACTTGGAAAATGTATGGTTTTCTGattaaatcaaagaaaaattAAGCTGTGGGGCAGGTGACTGGCCAATAATATTGATTTGGAAAATGTACTGAGTTGATCCAGGTGGTTTGACATCAGGTAAAAGTGGGTAGCAAATGATCAACTCAGTGActaattcatttgttcattcatgctTTTAATAATGTGATTAATGAGCGTCTGTGGCAAATGAAACCTCAAAATGCCTGCATGAGATGTGGCGCCATAATAAAGTAACATTCATACTACCACATAATTATGCAACATTATTGGAAGGTAccactgatgaagatgatggcgTGATCTGACTGTCTCTCCAGCACAGCGTCAATACGAGGTAGGTCAGGTGGCAGAGCCCTCCACAGCATCCTGACAGAAGCCCCGCGAGCTGACACCAAGCTGCCGCCATTGACTCGCCACATCGTCCGACCTGGAGGTAtgacaaacagaagacagagaagtGAAGGAGTGGTTGAGCAGGGGGAATGGGACCAGAGCCAGAGTGCTTTCTTTACAAACTCCTCATTAATGTCTATTTTTAAGTCAGTTTCTGGTGTGTTCAGACCTTTGAAGAAGAAAGTCTCGCCGCGGATCCTTGCCACAGCATCAAAACTGGTGTTACAGCGATCTATGAAGGGGCTGAAGGGACAAAACACACTATGAAATTaccagtttgttttatttcaagcTAACCACCGGGAGCAGGCCTTCCACTGGTCGAGGTTGACAGATTAAAGTGACTATTCCAAAAACTTTTGGTAAAGATCAATCATTTACCCTCCAAAATATGTAATCACGGGGCcaaggtttaaaaataccaaaatgttTACTGTTTGCTACATGtgctgttaaaaacacacacagcattttatATGGAAAACGTGGAGTTGAAGAAAATATCCTATACTAGCCTGCTGTACAGCACTTAGCTTAGTTATGAACATAACACAGTTTAGTACAAAACTACCACTAAGAACTAAACAAATCAGAGTCAGAGAGATGACAAGATCAtggattgttgttgttgttgttgactgtgTTTTCGATAGGAGTTGGAAAACAGTATTTATTGAATCATGTTAGTTGCAGGTAAACATACAAGTCACAACATGTGCAATGCCTGGATGTTTGGTTTCTTTAAATAACATCAGATCAAACACCTTCTCTGGAATGCTGCATTCTTCTTCGCACAACCTGTATATTACCTGTAGCTAACGGTAACTACTTCTCTAAGCCTAAAATCAATGGAATTGCATCAAATCTTATTTAAAGCAGTTTTCTCAAGTTGGATTAAAATGGTCTTTTTTCGTCTTCACTAAAACAAGAATGTATCAGCTAATCTTCTGATGACAAAAATGTCCAGAGTTTTAGCTGACTAAAAATGgactaaaaatattttaaaattgaaGTAGCCCTAATATGTCTCAAACTAACATGGACTTTTGAATAGCTGGACACTAATCTAATGCATATTTTAAAGCTGTAAAACACGATGACACACTGACATGCTTGGGATTTGCCTAGAGGTAcagggaaaacactgaaaagcatCGTGAAACAAATTCACAGACTGTGCGTTAACCCGAAGATAAGACAGATGATTTGTTAACATGGCTTATCTCGTGAGTCATACTCATATCTGTGATGTTGACGGTGGCCTTTGTGGTGCAACTGAGGCTCTGGGACAAGACGGGGAGCATCAGTAGCCAGCAACTGATTCCTTTTACCTAAATCAAATGCGGGCAGAAAAGATAAAGTATGAGAGTACTTCATAAGAAGTTTTTGCATTCGAGGATGATCAAGCTCATGAAAAGGTCAAATGAGTGTACAGACACTTCCACAAGCACAAGTACAGTCGGCAGGACTTGAAGCTCTGAAGTATGTCTGCATGCTGCTTCacatcctttttttctctctctgtcttttgattttgtaATGATGTATAATCAGACTGACAGCAATTTCAACATTGTCAAATAATTGTGTCACTATACTGCTCACAACTCCAGAAATGCTATTACATGGAAGCTATAAAAATAGGGAGGGACTTGATTTAGTCAAAGTATTAGTTTCATACTACTGCAAGTGTGACCTTTATCAACAGTTGTTAAATGTCAGAGGCAGAATATTATGTTTGCTGATTATAAATAATCACCAAAGTCAGGTTGCATCTGTTTGTTAAAAGAGGAACTTAAGCCTGATATTATGACATAATGATTATGCAGTATGAtaacaatgaaacaaagttCTCTATGATTCTGGTGTTATCATAGGAGAATCCCAAAAAATGAGATCACAAACAATTGTTCCTTGGGATCCTGATACAGTAAAACTCAACCTAACAAGACGGACAGTCTGCTGTTTCTGAGACTGTACACCAGTGTTTTGGCCTGAAGCTAACATCATGCCATGctaacagcacacagagacaaggCAGATATGCTGATGTTTATCACATTCAAGATCCCAGTTTAATGTTGGCATGTGACAGTTGGCAACGTTTGCCACTGAGcaccaaacacagcacagctgagACTGTTGGTCCAGGTATTCAGTCAAAACCAAAgaactggacaaaaaaaatggtAACTTCACGATGCCGCTAAAAGGTTAAGAGATCAAAGTGATCGTCAAAGTGATGAGCCTACAATTCATCCTGGGTGTAAACCTGGATGTCTGTATCAAATCTGATCGTTATCCATTTATTGTTTATGGCAACCATTAAAACTTACAGGTAAAGTGATTAAAATTAATCTTTGTTCTTTGGGGAATCCTCGgattctggcaatcatgtggatgttgtttgacacacaccacccacctaaacagTACAGACCAAATACATTCTCCTCCCATGGCAACCGCTCTTCctgccagcagcagcctccccccagctggacaTCCGTTGCATATCGAAAACAGCTCAACAATGTCTCGTGGACCACAACAACGACCTGCAGACACCTCAGATCCCAGCCTGATCGGGAATCTATGGGATGCACTGAAATAATCTGAATTCACTCTCCCATCAGGTGGGGCTTCCAGGTGACCCCAACCGCAATGAGCAGGACTCTtaggatccaacattctgatgccattgaccacaaaataccccagaggtcctgtgtccctttcTCTGATAGGTCAAGTGGGGCCTCTAGATGGCCCCACCTGGTGGAAACATTCCTCTAAAACCATTACTGTCAACACAGTGTCGACACAGGTTTAGGGAATCACTAATGTCAGTAAGATTTATCTATGATTTTCTGTTCAACATTTCATGGCAGTACATCTAAGAGTCGGCTTTCAAATTATTACACTCAATAAATCTTGTCAGCTTCCACGAAAAGGAGCAACTGAGACAAAACTATGTCCAGAATCTGCAACATCAACCCTGAAGCCAAGTAGGAAGATTAAAACAAAGTAACAAAGCAGCTGCTTGGTGCTCATGGTGCATTTGAACAGAGGTTTGCATATCCAAGCACACAGATGTCTATCTCAAGAGCTGCCGATGGGCTGGAGTGAGCGTGCGTGACATTATgcagaagtgaaatgaattaagaacttctttttttatataatgcAGTCACATATTTTATCACAGAGAATTTCCTGATTTTGATCCGTTTATTCTTTACAATGCAAGGCTTTCACATGAGCATCTGAGCATAATGTGAAGGATAAAAGTGGCAACAAATGgttatttctgtctttactTCCTCAACAGCATAGCAGATGTCAGTCCAAGCAACTGTCAGCTGTCCATATTTACCCATCATGTCTTCCTTCTTTGGTATCATTATAATACTGTGGTTTGGTTCttcaaatatatacatacatgtgaTGAAAAAACACAGTCTACCATAGAGCTGAGTGATGTGCTCCAGATCTTGGACTCCCAGGCTGTAGTGGAGAGGGTCTCCAGCAGGACCCTGGTAGTAAGGTCTCATCACCGAGTGGCGGGATGAGGAGTGAGCAAGGCCGAGTGCATGGCCAAACTCATGGACCAGTACTGTGAACAGATCTGTACCTTCAGAGGCTGAGACAGAAGACGAgagtaaagacagaaagacagagagataaagggaAAGGCACCACAATCACCTACAAAAAGATGCAATGTTCATCACCCACTACACAGTGGAGCTGTTggacagaacaaacaacaaactggcAACGTTGTTCTGCTGAGAATGTCGCTGCAAGAACATCAGATGTAAAATATGACCTCTGGGTGCCACTacagaatattaaaaatgataCATCAGTGAGGAATCAGATGGACTCTCTGATCAGCATTAAAACAATGCAAACCAGGATGAAGATAAGAAGGTACTTTATACACTTTGTGCATCATCATTTAGTAGGCCATGCAAGACATGGTGGCCATGTTGAAGAACAGCGTTCCTGTGCAGAAGTTTCCTTAACATCACTCCACCTGGCTGTCTGAAGGCCCACTCCTCCTCTGCATCCAAATGGACTCCTCCTGCCCGGGCAGGATCTGATGGGAAAAAAGCATGGCCAACTGCACCGCCTGCCCCATCAAAGGGATAGCTGTCACCGTGGTAACCATGGAGGAAGTCTACCTGTAGGTCAGCAGCCTCCGGACTGCCCACCTGAAGACAGAGGGCAACAGAAAGGAGAGGCCTGATGGTGATACTTGAGGGCAGATTTATGTGAGAATGTGCAGTTAGAGATGGGTTTCCATCATCTTTCTCACTAACGCAACATCAGACAACCTCATGGAACTCCAGGGGTGTTGGATCGGCCCACACTCGTAGAGCATAAAAGACCAGTGATCGAATCGTTTCCTGGGACagttgggaggaggagggatatGAACGCAACCTAAGAATGTGACagagtgcatttgtgtgtggaaGAGTGAGACAGATGAGAAAACTTAAGTAGCTACAGATGACGAGAAGCAAGTAAATGTGCATTTGTAAAACATTAAGTTCTCATGTTTGGTTCTGTTTACCAGGTCAGAATCTTTTATAGATTACAAAAAGTCAGTCTTATCCGACCTCCAGTTAATGTTCCTGCGTGTCCACGTGGCGATTgcccttctcctccttctcttcatgTTTGTCCCCTCTTGGTTGGACACTGATTTGAATGGTTCCTCTTGGTCAGGTAGAGAGCAGCGTGGACTTTTCATCAGCGACATTGTCTCCTCATCTGAACAAACAGAAGcccagaggaagcagagaagaCCCAAAGTAGCCTAAATATCACTTTTATGCTTTTTAGAGCTTTTCACAGCAAGCATCTGTAATGCTCACCTACAACTCCAGTGTCTTTGAGGCCTGCAAACCTCTGCATGGCCCTGACAGCATAAGTGACTGCAGTCCAGGCCTGCAGCTGACCAGTGGTGGGGTCTGAGGGTGGGAGGTAGCCATACTTTATCAACCAATCCTATGAACAGAAAAGAGCATAGTCAGCTTGAACGGTAAATCTAAAAACTTCAGCCCTGCATATGAACTAAGTAAAGTCTAACTGGTCTTAGCAGAGTGTTCGCTGCACATGCAAAATCTGCTTTTTCTGGTGATGTTTAGGTTACTCAAAGCACTTGATCAGTGCTGCAAATAGGGGTAGACGGTTGGGCAAAGCAACAGGTCTCTGACACTGAATCAAAACTTCTCTTCTCACACGCCAGACCAGCAGCAGTCCCTGGCAGCCCAGTCACCACAATGAAATGCTGGTATTGTGCATTTTTGTAAACCATGGATAAGTtaaatttgtacatttcataCATATTATATCGACGTTTTTACAACATGTATCATATCACATTCAGATTACATGTACACttcatggacaaaagtattgggacagctgctgACCCttcaccaacaggaactttaatgacgCACTCTAAatacacccccccacccccggaGCTGCAACAGCTTCCccaacatgttggagtgtttctgtgggaatttgtgcccattcatgcagtagagcatttgtgaggtcacacattgatgttggaccaaaaggcctggctcacaatctccgttccagttcatcccaaaggtgttggatggggttgaggtcagggctctgtgtgggccagtcaagttcttccacaccaaactcatccaaccatgtctttatggagctttgctttgtgcactggggcacagtcatgctggaatagaaaagggccttcaacaaactgttgccacaaagttggaagcatagcattgtccaacatgtcttggtatgctgaagcattaagatttcccttcgctggaagtcaggggcccaaacacaacaaatcagccccataacacacctgaattcagtgtggtgtgtcccaatacttttgtccatgcttttgtcaTCAAGATGAGGACAGGATGGTGATGAAGTGAAACCTAAGCAAAAAGCCCGCCAAACGAGAGACCACTGAGACTAAATCAACTGACTAAACTGGACAATTTTaatttacaacaacaaaaacatgagaaacatgAGCTTTTCCTAACCCTAAGTGAGGTAACAGATGTATCTGAaaagtttggggttttttttgctcttcttaAATGTTCATGATGTTTATTTTACCACCAGCTGGGTGCTCTCATCTTCAGTGGGTGTCACCGGTGCAGAGGAGGGTGTAGTTGTTACATCAGCAGTGGAGGCTGTGTGCACCCACCCGTTGGTCaggcacagaaagaaaatccaCATCTTCATCTTGGCTGCATGTTTTGGCAGgaatattttaatattcttaaaatctcagtgctgctttaaaTCCATGGGAGCCTGAGATGATTTTGTATCcctggaagaaaaaacaaaaaagtaaaatttggAGACAAATTGCACTTAGatttgcacacactgacaaaatacagcagtgaaaatgagaCCATTTAAAGCTGGAAAATGTTGCATAAGCGCAGCCAATATTTCAGCACCAAAACTTGTTAAAGTAGAAATGCAAATTATTCAGTTTGTTATGTTTATGAAGCCGCGTTTAAATGTCCATAATAATCAAATCATGTGAATTATAGCCTGAATTAAACCTGTAGCTCAGTGAACGTTCCATCTTGTCAGATACTAGTCAACCCTTTTCCAGCGTTGATATTGataatatttcaaatttaaatttgagCTGTTTGAGCTTTTCGTCTCCAGGCAAGAGAACATAATTCAGTCACAGGTAACTTCTGGACAAGTGGGATTTTTGACTGACTGTGGCACTGCAGAACGGTTCATCAGGAGTTTTCCTCTGGTGACCATGAATGTCCATTTAGTGTTTGGCATCAACAGACTTCATGCTGCTCGTGTTGCTCCGCTGTGCTCACAATATTAAACAGAGCTGAAACTCACtgcaaagctccataaagctGAGGGGAGCCAAAGattaagattataattcactgTGGGCCCTTCACCGCGTGTGACCCACTTCACATCGTTGCgatgttttcacactttgttcCCGTAAAAATCTTCATTAGAGCCACTTTAAACAAACTAAGTAAATCTTAAACTCAGAGGTGCAAGTTCTCGCAGCACCATGaattacttttacattttttcctttttctggaTTTCTGTAAATTCCCCTTCCCCTTCTTCCATCAAGTGTAAATCTACAGAGGATGCACTTGCAGTCAGTTCTCATCTCCGACGTCTTCATTAAATGGAGTGGACtaataaatgtaattaatgcctttgacttgttttttctctctctgtgctcaaATTATTCCTGGTCAGATGGCTGAATTCTCTCACTGCAGAATCAGGAAACGTGGCATGACGTTCAATGTCACAACGCCATGAATGAGTTAAAGCTGTCAGTGAATGAAGTTGACGGGAAACATCCATCCTGTATTCCCACAGGGGAGACAATACAACCAGAGGCAATCAGAAGATGGAGGGAAATTACCATAAAACATAGAGAGGAGGGCACCAGTGACTGCTGCACAGGACACGGGAggatgtgagtgagtgtgtccgtgTCAGCCAGGGGATGCTTCATTTAATTATGTTAGAGGGTATACCGTTTCAGCTAAAGCATTGGGGGGGGTGgacagactggaggaggagaacagtGTTAAAGTGATTAGATTACAGCAGTGAGTAGAGAGCAAAAGCCAAAAGGGGTGGACTgttaaaaagcaacaaacattCTCCTTTAAATCAAAGGTAATATTAACCTAATTCTGTGAAATcaactttaataataataatacagctAATTCCATTCCACTACTTTTATGTCATATCACACATCAAGTATAAGCTCAGGCTGTCTGACTGGTCGTGactcaaaacacttttttttttttttttttttacagatccTCAGTCACTGAAACGAAAACTGATGAATCTCAGATTGAGGtaattttgcttgtttgtttgtttgttttattgctggTTGGGGTTAATTATACTAACACTTTTTAAAAGTCAGTCAAAGAGGATGAAAGTAAAGAATACAGAATAAATGactatatattattattattattttatatattatattattttccatttctgcccGGATGTCCTACGCACACTGGAGCTTCATTAGaccacattaaataaaacactgacatgcacaaCGTGGACTTTGTGCGAAACATAAACCAAGACAGAATGTTTCTGAGTCTACGTAGGGATAAAGATTATACTGCACAATGGGctttgacaaagtggtgaacctctACCCATCCTTACATCCTTACGAGCTTTTCCTGCCCCTGTCATAGCCTGTCCTGATcctgtcacctgttaccagGTAACCTGTTTACCCGTGGAAGCCAATCAGGTGTTTTTGGAGCAGTCTTTCTTTGCCCCTTTCTCAGCTCGTTTGAAACGTTTTGCTGGCTGTGCATttagaataataaaaaatcGATGTCACTGATGAGGTGAAACTTCAAGTATGttgtctttctcctgttttctgctGGATACAAATAAGGTTAGAAAATGATCATATTCTGtaacatttatgttttacacagcatcccaacgTAAATATTAAGGAGTTCCTTCC containing:
- the mmp17b gene encoding matrix metalloproteinase-17b, translating into MKMWIFFLCLTNGWVHTASTADVTTTPSSAPVTPTEDESTQLVDWLIKYGYLPPSDPTTGQLQAWTAVTYAVRAMQRFAGLKDTGVVDEETMSLMKSPRCSLPDQEEPFKSVSNQEGTNMKRRRRRAIATWTRRNINWRLRSYPSSSQLSQETIRSLVFYALRVWADPTPLEFHEVGSPEAADLQVDFLHGYHGDSYPFDGAGGAVGHAFFPSDPARAGGVHLDAEEEWAFRQPASEGTDLFTVLVHEFGHALGLAHSSSRHSVMRPYYQGPAGDPLHYSLGVQDLEHITQLYGKRNQLLATDAPRLVPEPQLHHKGHRQHHRYDPFIDRCNTSFDAVARIRGETFFFKGRTMWRVNGGSLVSARGASVRMLWRALPPDLPRIDAVLERQSDHAIIFISGSQFWLFRDLSLQEGYPQPLSALRMGVNLASEEEEEEEQKKAARWGLLWDPKEGPVWGNMANPDEDSKQEDTWTQLLREGVSGITADSDGSVYLFKGDSYWKFTFPGSSLQDGYPRSSSKDWLGCTDSSSSSPLVDDLSLSPTAGRQELRERWREEAAGRMRDGGRERHGHKHKDVQDRGSHIWTQCTCQNGAFDSRTPFGAALLLITWSLLSI